In Pseudomonas sp. ADAK2, the genomic window TGCATCTTCAACATTTCCTGCTGGTGCGCAGCATGCATCGCTGCGTCACCGAGGTTGAATTCATGCAGCAACTGGCCTTTATTCACCAGCACAAAGCGAATCGTCTCACCGGCCTTGATATCGATGGTCTTCGGATCGAACGACATATCGCCCATCACCACTTCCACGCTGCGGCTGGCCTTGGCCGCCGGTGCCGGTTGCCCGAAGTCGTAGGTCTGCGCAGGCGATGCCCACGCCGGCGCACTCAACGTCAGCAAACACGCGGCCAGCACCAGGGGATTGCGCAAAAACATAGTCGTACT contains:
- the copI gene encoding copper-resistant cuproprotein CopI produces the protein MFLRNPLVLAACLLTLSAPAWASPAQTYDFGQPAPAAKASRSVEVVMGDMSFDPKTIDIKAGETIRFVLVNKGQLLHEFNLGDAAMHAAHQQEMLKMQQSGMLTPTAMKDMDHGAMAGMDHEMKHDDPNSVLVPPGKTAELTWTFTKATSLEFACNIPGHYQAGMVGKLTVSQ